GGGTATCCTCCTGCACCAGGGGTAGGTCAACCTGCCCTTCCCGCGCCTCGATGTCGACCAGCCAGTAATCCGGATCCATTCGAGCCTCGCTGGCCAGACGACGATCGATGGCTTCCCTGTCAGTTCGCTCAAACAGTTGTTCGAACAGGCGCCCCTGGGGCAATTCGCTGAACATGGATTGTGGTGCAGGGCCGTAAAAGTCGAAAGTTCCATCAAGCCGGTCGACACAGACAAAGACAGCGCCTGCTTCCGGCGCGCCCTTCTTGCTTACAGCGGCAAACCCGCCTTCGCCGAAGATGCGCCGGACCAGCGCGCTGACAAAAAACTCGGACGTGACCCGCATAGCTGTTCCCAACACCCACATTTGGCGGAGAGGCAATGGCTTGCCTCCTTACCAACGATGATTTCCGGCAGGTTTAGGTCAGATACGGTTCCCGGGCAACTGCCCGGCCTCATCCGGAGAGTTTGCGCCCGCTGACCATTTCAAGTCGCTCAATGACCTTCGGGCCAGGCTCTCCGGTCATGGGCAGCCCCCGGTCGAATTCGAACCGCCGGATCGCAGCTGTGGTGTTCGCCCCCATCAGGCCATCCGCCTTGAGCGGCCCATAGCCCAGCTCGGACAGGGCTTTCTGTATTTTCATGAGTTTGGGATCAGAATCGACGGGCGAGGCTCCCACGTCGCCAACGGGCTGAGGCGGCGGGGCAATACTGCCAGGCTTGGCGCGCGGGATCGGCACCAGTCCCTCCGCCGGAGCATCACCATGCATGAGCACCAGAGCCAGCAGGGCTTCGCTGGCATCGCCTGTTTCCACCTGGCCGGCCCGGCGCTCAAAGGACCGGATCGCCCGTTCCGTTGCCGGACCGTTCAGCCCGTCGAGCGGTCCCTCATACAATCCGATTTTCCTGAGGGAAATCTGCAGGTCGAGCACCAGCGTCGAGATTTCCTGGATTTTCAGTCCCGGACTTCTGCCGTCCGGCTCGGGCATCTGGAAAGCCTCAGGTCGATCCCGTGTCGCAAACAGCGGCGCCGGATGGCGGCCAGGCTGGAGACCGATTGCGTTGGCGATAATCAGGCAGGCCGTCAGTCCCATGACAACGGTGCCACCGGCGGCAACGGGATTGTCGAGCGCCACATGTCCAGCCCTGGACATCAGGGTTTCAGGGGGCTGGGCCGCCTGAGCTTTTGTCGATTTCGTGGTCTTGCGCGTTTTCGCCATGCCGCCCACCTATGCCGTCCTGGCCAGGATAACGCCCCCGTCGGACGCAGCGGACCGCGGAAGGAAAAGGATCACCTGATTGTCCTTTTCCGCTTCTTCTGGAACGCACAAGCGGGCACCGGCACGGTCCAGCAATTCTTTCGCCCGGTCGATCACCGACTTTGAATGCGCCACGCGCCAGGTCTGTGCAGACCGCCGCCCGGAGACCGCCACAACACAGGAAACGTCCGTGTCGGTCATCTCTGCGGAAATCAACAGAACCGCCCCGTCGCCGCAGGTCTCGATCATGTCCGCCAACAGGCAGTTCAGTGCCTGCCGCACGCCTTTCGGATCGACCGTGACCAATGGCAGATTGTCGTCTACGGAAAAATCCAGATGAATGCCGCGCCGTGCAGCGACGGGGGTCAGAAGGTCCCGGCACTGTTCCAGGCTGGCCGACAGTTCACACGCGGCATGAAGAGGCTCGTTCGGAGCTGACTCCAGGACTTTTTCTGCTTCGTCCTGCTCAATCGGTGTGGGGGCCGGCGCAGACAGCCGCGACATCGCCGCGGGCGCAGCGCCATCCATCATCTCGGCCGCATCTTCACTATCCGCACTCGAGCGACCGGAAGGAACATCAGCCGGCTCTGAAGTCAATGCAGACTGCCTGGCGTCGGAAAGCGTCAGCAACAGAACCTGGTGCGCATCGGTTTGCACTGCGGACTGCAAAGGCAATTGCAGTACGAGTGACAGGCAGCGGTAGTCAGCCAGCCCAATCTCACCGGGGCGCGTCGCGCCAACCCGAAACCGAACGTCGAGACGCTGCGCCTTGCCACTGTGGCGCGCTTCCGACAGGCGGGTCAGATAAAGCGGCCGGTCCGCGACATGCAGGCGCGGGAACAGCCAGTCTTCTCCGTCTGCGAGCGGCAGCGGCCCAACCAGTGTCGAAACCGAACCGCCCAGAAGACGAAGCGTACCGTCGGCTGCAACCTCGCACACGACATCCCTGGTGCCTTGTGCGATCAGTTCCCGATCGCACTGCGTCCTTTGCACCACCTTCTGCGCCAACATCCTGTCAAGCGTCAGACGAAGGGAAAGCACGCCCGCATAGAGCAAAGCGCCGAGCGTGGCGTAAAGCGCCATTCCGGTGGCAGGAACCACGATCTGATAGTCCGGCATGGGCAGGAAGGCAATTGCAGCCAGGAGCGCACCACAAAGCGCGCCCACCGCGAAGGGTACCTTTCGGTCGGTCGCAAAGGCAGTTTCCATCAGCGGCATCAAGAGCCATATCAACGCAAAGGAACTCATCCCGCCGGTCAAGACACACATGGCAGCGATGAAACACGCAAACAGGGTGGATGACAGGGTAATGGCCCTGTTGAGCGCTCCCGATCTGGACAGGTAAAGAGCCAGCGGCCATTGGCCGAGCATCCAGGCCAGAACAAGCAGCACGGCGGCATGAGGCGGGCCGGCCAGCGCAAGGTGGAGCGGCAGCACAAACAGCGCCGCCCCGCCACTCACGAAACTGCTGATCATGAAGGAACGGTGCAGCGGAGCCAGAAAAGGATCGGAAGCGGCAGCAGGATGAATCATTCCGTCAACGCGGCTCACCCATTGCCCAAGTGTATTTCGCATCAATTTCAGAAGGTTACGCACTCTACTCAACTCTACCGCAACACCGCGCAGGATTGCTCTTACCCTGGATAGAGGCATTGTCGTCTGGAGCACTTAAGGAACGATAAAGGATGAATTCGGTTTGCCGATTTTTTCCAAAAAAGGGCGCGGTTTCAGAGACTTGGTGCAAGATCATTCAAATTTGAATCAATTTGTCAGAAAACTCGACTTAAATACCTGTTTTATTTTACGAAAATTGGACCTTCCCGCTCAACCGGGCATTCTCATGTCGCTGTTATGGTGCCCTCATAACAAGCGCGCCAGTGGCACAAAGGCGTGCAAAGCAGAACAGACTATGGGTAGCGACATGTTCTTTCTCTTGAGGACGGCCTTCTGGCTCACCTTGGTTCTGGCCCTGATTCCCCTCGGGTCCGGGAAGGAAAGCACCACGGTGGAAAAAGTTGATCCGGTTTCTGCCTTCCTGGCAGCACAGGCGACGGTGTCCGACATCGGTGGTTTCTGCGGGCGAAATCCGCAAGCCTGCGAAACGGGCGGCAATGCCCTCACCGCAATCGGCAGCCGGGCGCGCGACGGTGCGCGCATCGTTTATGAATATCTCGACACACAGATGGCCGACCAATCAGAGACCGACGCTCTGCTCACGGGCTCGACCACCCCTGTGACCGAACTTGCTGCCGAAGAAACCCGGACGGGCACTCCTGTCTGGCAACCTGACTTGAACAACGTCTCCGCGCTGGAGACAGAATTTGGGCCGGTGCCACGGCCCAAACCCCGCTCAGGCCTGAAGACCTGAGCGGTCTGGCTGTTGACGACCCTATGACCTCCTGGGTCTGAGACGGCCGATTGCGCCCCCGCTGGAGCGGTGCCGCAAGGCGGCATCGCAAAGACGGCTTCACTTCAGCGGTTTGTTCCGCTGCGCCGCAGATGGAAAGCTGCCCATTCCATCTGCGGCGTATTTTTATGTCTTGCTGCCGGCCAAGCCGCCATCTCATCGCCTGATGCCCCGGGCTGCGGAGAAGATCCGGCCACTTACCCATTTGCAGATCGGCATGTGCGAGCTATATGAAGGCGCAAACGACCTTCAAAGACCGGTGCCATGACGACCAGCCTAGACGAAATCCTTGAGACCTTTGACTTTCTCGACGACTGGGAAGACCGGTACAAATATCTGATCGACCTCGGCAAGGAATTGCCCCCGCTCGACGGCAGCGAGAAAACCGATGCCAACAAGGTTCGCGGCTGCGTGTCGCAGGTCTGGCTGATTACCAGCGTCGACAAGACGGCAGATGGCGGCCCGGTGCTGACCTTCAAAGGCGATAGTGACGCGTTGATCGTTCAGGGGCTTGTCGCGATCGTGACCACACTTTTCAGCGGCAAACCGGCTCGGGAAATCCTTGAAACCGACGTCGAGGGCATCTTCGGCAAGCTCGGACTGCAGGAACACCTGACCCCGCAACGCTCCAACGGACTGCGCTCCATGGTCGGTCGCATCCGGTCCGACGCCCAAGAGGCCCTCGAAGCTGCCTGAATCAGGCGCATTCCAACGAGACAAAAAAAGAGCTGCCCGGCAGGCAGCTCTTGACGTTTTGCTCTGGGGCAGAAGCGATCCTTACTTGGACCGCTTGCGCTGCTGGCCGAGGCCCATTTTCTTGGCAAGTTCGGAGCGCGCTGCTGCATAGTTCGGAGCAACCATCGGATAGTCTGCACCAAGGTCCCACTTTTCGCGGTACTCTTCCGGGGTCATGTTGTAGTGGGTGCGCAGGTGACGCTTCAGCGACTTGAACTTCTTGCCGTCTTCGAGGCAGATGATGTAGTCCGGCATGACCGACTTCTTGACCGGGACTGCAGGCTTCAGCGGCTCCGGCTCCGGTTCGCTGGAGGCATTGGCTGTCTTCTGAAGAGCGCCATATACCTCGTTGATCAGGCCTGGCAGGTCTGTTGACGCAACAGTGTTGTTGCTCACATAGGCGGACACGATGTCTGCCGTAAGATCAATCAGATTTGTATCCACCGGACTGTCAGTCATTTTTCACCCGTTCTCTACTGATTTCAAAATTTGATACGCTGTTTACCTGCAAAAGGATTGTTCCGAAAGCACTTTTGAGAAATCTGTTACTTGCGGATCTGGAAATCGAAAACGATTCTACTTTGCAGGAAATCGTCACAGCCTTATATCGCTGTCCCCCAGAAACGACAACCCCGGAATTCAAATAAAAGTCGCTTCGTCTCAATAAAAATCAAATTCTATAAATATTGACCGGATCTTGTGCACCTAGTTAGACAATGGATGGATAGTATTGTCTCGAAAGCAGACTAAACACGTCGGCGCAGCAAACTTCCGGCCTCAGCCCTTGGGCCTCATTGTTTCAGCCAGAGCGTCTTCCTTGGTATCGGCGCAGGGACGGTACCCGGCCGAATAGGCAGCTTTTGCCAACAAATGGGCCGAAATTGGGGCGGTCAGAAGAAAGAAGACCACACCTGCGATCGCCCGCGTGACAACGCCGAGGTCACCTGCGTGAACTGCAAGCGCCAGAAGCATCACACCTGACCCCAGCGTGCCGGCCTTGGAGGCCGCATGGGTTCTCATATAGACGTCCTTCAGGCGCACGAGACCAATAGACGCCACCAGGGCAAAACCGGCACCGATCACAAGCATGACGCCGGTGACGATTTCAACAAGCGCCGTCATTTTCCGGCCTCCCTGCGTCTGATGCTCTCTTCGACTTCTTCCATGATCGTCTGGTCCCCGGCCGATCCGCGGTTGAGGATGAACCGCGCGAAGGCAACGGTCGCCAGGAACCCGACCAGGCCGAGCGTGATCGCAATATCGATATAGAGATAAAAACCGGTCGAGACACCGATCGCGGCAATGAAGCCGATCCCGGTTGCCACCAGCATGTCGAGCGCCACCACACGGTCCGGCAGGGTTGGCCCCTTGAGCGTCCGGTAGACGATCACCAGAAACGACACAGTGAGCAGGCCCAGGGCAATATGAACGCAGACATGCAGGAACTGCGAGGCAAAACTGTCAATGGGTGTCATCGGAACACCTCCAGGATCTTGCGCTCAAAACCGTTCTTGATGTCATCGATTGTCGCCTGCGGATCCGGCACGTCAATGCAGTGGATATAAAGGGTCTTGCGGTCTTCCGAGACGTCCATTGAAAGCGTGCCAGGCGTCAGCGTGATCAGATTGGCCAGCATGGTGATCTCAAAGTCCCGGTCCACTGTCAGCGGGAACGCGATAATGCCCGGCTGCAGATCGATTTTCGGCCGCAGCACGATCATCGCCACGCGCCAGGCCGACTTGATCAGCTCGTAGACAAACAGAAACGCGAGGCCGACGCCCTTGGTCACTCTTTGTGTGTACTCGGTCGTGCCAACCTGTTCCCGGATCAGATAAAGAGCGCCGAAGCCGAGCAGGAAACCAAAGGCCAGATTGACTTCGGCAAAGCTGCCCGTGACCGCCGCCCAGGCAAGCATCAGAAGAATAT
This genomic interval from Labrenzia sp. VG12 contains the following:
- a CDS encoding cation:proton antiporter, which encodes MTPIDSFASQFLHVCVHIALGLLTVSFLVIVYRTLKGPTLPDRVVALDMLVATGIGFIAAIGVSTGFYLYIDIAITLGLVGFLATVAFARFILNRGSAGDQTIMEEVEESIRRREAGK
- a CDS encoding Na+/H+ antiporter subunit E is translated as MTSLFLINILLMLAWAAVTGSFAEVNLAFGFLLGFGALYLIREQVGTTEYTQRVTKGVGLAFLFVYELIKSAWRVAMIVLRPKIDLQPGIIAFPLTVDRDFEITMLANLITLTPGTLSMDVSEDRKTLYIHCIDVPDPQATIDDIKNGFERKILEVFR
- a CDS encoding DUF5330 domain-containing protein yields the protein MPIFSKKGRGFRDLVQDHSNLNQFVRKLDLNTCFILRKLDLPAQPGILMSLLWCPHNKRASGTKACKAEQTMGSDMFFLLRTAFWLTLVLALIPLGSGKESTTVEKVDPVSAFLAAQATVSDIGGFCGRNPQACETGGNALTAIGSRARDGARIVYEYLDTQMADQSETDALLTGSTTPVTELAAEETRTGTPVWQPDLNNVSALETEFGPVPRPKPRSGLKT
- a CDS encoding peptidoglycan-binding protein — its product is MAKTRKTTKSTKAQAAQPPETLMSRAGHVALDNPVAAGGTVVMGLTACLIIANAIGLQPGRHPAPLFATRDRPEAFQMPEPDGRSPGLKIQEISTLVLDLQISLRKIGLYEGPLDGLNGPATERAIRSFERRAGQVETGDASEALLALVLMHGDAPAEGLVPIPRAKPGSIAPPPQPVGDVGASPVDSDPKLMKIQKALSELGYGPLKADGLMGANTTAAIRRFEFDRGLPMTGEPGPKVIERLEMVSGRKLSG
- a CDS encoding DUF1491 family protein — encoded protein: MRVTSEFFVSALVRRIFGEGGFAAVSKKGAPEAGAVFVCVDRLDGTFDFYGPAPQSMFSELPQGRLFEQLFERTDREAIDRRLASEARMDPDYWLVDIEAREGQVDLPLVQEDTPDPGAGVFRF
- a CDS encoding MucR family transcriptional regulator, translating into MTDSPVDTNLIDLTADIVSAYVSNNTVASTDLPGLINEVYGALQKTANASSEPEPEPLKPAVPVKKSVMPDYIICLEDGKKFKSLKRHLRTHYNMTPEEYREKWDLGADYPMVAPNYAAARSELAKKMGLGQQRKRSK
- a CDS encoding SufE family protein, producing MTTSLDEILETFDFLDDWEDRYKYLIDLGKELPPLDGSEKTDANKVRGCVSQVWLITSVDKTADGGPVLTFKGDSDALIVQGLVAIVTTLFSGKPAREILETDVEGIFGKLGLQEHLTPQRSNGLRSMVGRIRSDAQEALEAA
- the mnhG gene encoding monovalent cation/H(+) antiporter subunit G is translated as MTALVEIVTGVMLVIGAGFALVASIGLVRLKDVYMRTHAASKAGTLGSGVMLLALAVHAGDLGVVTRAIAGVVFFLLTAPISAHLLAKAAYSAGYRPCADTKEDALAETMRPKG